The following proteins are co-located in the Dermochelys coriacea isolate rDerCor1 chromosome 4, rDerCor1.pri.v4, whole genome shotgun sequence genome:
- the LOC119855164 gene encoding C-X-C motif chemokine 10-like: MKGTWAVILCSVLLLAAEIQGQLTSGHGRCSCTEKGSDFIQRKALGKIEVFPKSSSCDHVEIIATMKPSGEQRCLNPNSKWVQKMMRALIKKRSSQSTHR; encoded by the exons ATGAAGGGAACCTGGGCTGTTATCCTTTGTTCAGTGCTCCTGCTTGCAGCTGAAATTCAAG GGCAGCTGACCTCTGGACATGGACGTTGCAGCTGTACAGAGAAAGGTTCTGATTTCATTCAGCGAAAAGCCTTAGGAAAAATAGAAGTGTTTCCCAAGAGCTCTTCCTGTGATCACGTTGAGATTAT TGCTACAATGAAGCCCAGTGGAGAGCAAAGATGCTTGAACCCTAATTCCAAATGGGTACAGAAGATGATGAGAGCCCTCATCAAGAAAAG